The DNA window TCGGTTTTGCCGGCGGCTTCAATTGTTTGGGCTACTTCGTCGTCGCTTGCACCGCGTTTAACGTCGAGTTTGTCTTCAAGCGGCATGAGATGGTTCATGTTGACTCGTCTGCGTTTTACGCCTGTAACCTTTTTTGGCCCCGTAATCAGTATGAAGCTTTTGTCCATAACGTCGATGATGACGCAT is part of the Candidatus Bathyarchaeota archaeon genome and encodes:
- a CDS encoding 50S ribosomal protein L14e; this encodes MPAIEVGRICVKQLGRETGKKCVIIDVMDKSFILITGPKKVTGVKRRRVNMNHLMPLEDKLDVKRGASDDEVAQTIEAAGKTEFMKA